In a single window of the Bufo bufo chromosome 5, aBufBuf1.1, whole genome shotgun sequence genome:
- the LOC121001639 gene encoding fucolectin-6-like, with protein sequence MNLLSSLVLFGSLALTLGCSRPDPGATNIARNGEASQDSNLSEDTIASKAIDGNTNPYFASQSCSMTSGLYDPWWKVDLKQTYKISHVVLTNRGGCCQDWLLGAEVRIGNNPDNNNPVCGTVTSNESVTLPFCCNGMEGHFVSVIIPDRYKFLSLCEVEVYGEPVTAAPPMNKVCW encoded by the exons ATGAATCTCCTGTCGTCTCTGGTTCTGTTCGGATCTCTGGCTCTGACTCTGGGGTGCAGTCGTCCTGATCCAGGAG CCACAAATATAGCAAGAAATGGAGAAGCCTCCCAGGATTCCAATTTGTCAGAAGACACAATCGCTTCAAAGGCCATAGATGGTAACACAAACCCATATTTCGCATCACAGTCATGCAGTATGACCTCTGGATTGTACGATCCCTGGTGGAAGGTGGACCTGAAACAGACCTACAAGATATCACATGTCGTCCTAACAAACCGGGGGGGCTGCTGTCAGGATTGGCTGCTGGGAGCCGAGGTCAGAATCGGGAACAACCCTGACAACAACAACCCAGT GTGTGGCACGGTCACCAGTAATGAATCTGTAACCTTGCCCTTCTGCTGTAATGGGATGGAAGGTCATTTCGTCAGTGTGATCATCCCAGATCGCTACAAATTCCTGAGCCTTTGTGAGGTTGAGGTTTATGGAGAGCCAGTCACTGCTGCTCCCCCGATGAATAAAGTCTGCTGGTAG